The Phycisphaerae bacterium genome has a segment encoding these proteins:
- a CDS encoding 2-oxoisovalerate dehydrogenase codes for MNEVIFLVEEAPEGGYTARALGEAIFTEAETLDELRANVREAVECHFDADSRPKIIRLHLVREEVISI; via the coding sequence ATGAATGAAGTCATCTTTCTGGTCGAGGAAGCCCCGGAAGGCGGATACACCGCCCGGGCCTTGGGCGAGGCCATCTTCACGGAAGCCGAAACGCTCGACGAACTGCGAGCGAATGTCCGCGAGGCCGTTGAGTGCCACTTCGACGCCGACAGCCGCCCGAAAATCATTCGACTGCACCTGGTGCGCGAGGAAGTCATCTCCATATGA
- a CDS encoding type II toxin-antitoxin system HicA family toxin — MKLPRDLSGDDLTKALAVLGYQPTRQRGSHVRLTTQQGGEHHLTVPQHSPLKLGTLAGILATVAAHFNLTRDQLMERLFGTKG, encoded by the coding sequence ATGAAGCTTCCACGCGATCTTTCTGGGGATGACCTGACGAAGGCCCTTGCCGTCTTGGGCTACCAGCCAACGCGGCAGAGAGGTTCGCACGTTCGGTTGACCACCCAACAGGGCGGCGAGCATCACCTTACGGTTCCTCAACACTCGCCGCTGAAACTGGGAACGCTGGCCGGCATCCTGGCTACTGTTGCCGCACACTTCAACCTCACGCGCGATCAGCTCATGGAGCGCCTCTTCGGGACGAAGGGATGA
- a CDS encoding FAD-dependent oxidoreductase: MPIAVRGLTLGLDEPEDLLPDRAAKRLRIKPEDIRLWAIVRRSLDARKHDRLGFVYNIELALSGSPRQEAQLVKRLRRADVALITSEEPPPLEPGRESLAGRPVVVGFGPAGMFAALLLASHGYRPLVIDRGPDVKTRNQNVLVGFYREHRFNPESNLLFGEGGAGTYSDGKLYTRVNDPRARMILETFYQHGADPDVLIDSRPHIGSDRLPAICRRIRQRIEQLGGEVRFSSRLDDLVIRDGALSAIVVNGETIACGPVILAVGHSARDTLRMLGRRGVAFEPKPFQLGVRIEHPQSMVDRWQYGPHCGHPRLPPAEYRLVAKGAAGDRGDVFSFCMCPGGMILPTNESPGEISTNGASRSRRSGPLANSGLVVTVDPREVHPPVQNDPLATFDFLEQIERTAFEITGRSYKLPIQRACDFVQGHPSDGKLETSYPLGGQWSDLRQILPDGIAQSIARGIEQLNRRLPGFGGPDALVAAPETRASGPVRMLRVPQTRESVSTRNLYPVGEGAGYAGGIISAAVDGLKSAETIISRFAKPA; encoded by the coding sequence ATGCCGATCGCCGTTCGAGGATTGACGCTGGGGCTCGATGAGCCGGAAGACCTGCTGCCCGACCGGGCGGCCAAACGCCTGCGCATCAAGCCCGAGGACATCCGCCTGTGGGCCATCGTCCGGCGGTCGCTGGACGCACGCAAGCACGATCGTCTCGGCTTCGTCTATAACATCGAGCTGGCCCTGAGCGGCTCGCCCAGACAAGAGGCTCAGCTCGTCAAGCGGCTGCGCCGTGCTGATGTCGCCTTGATCACGTCCGAGGAACCGCCGCCGCTGGAGCCCGGCCGCGAGTCCCTGGCCGGCCGTCCGGTGGTTGTCGGGTTCGGGCCGGCGGGCATGTTCGCCGCCCTGCTGCTGGCCAGCCACGGCTATCGCCCGCTGGTCATCGACCGCGGGCCGGACGTCAAGACCCGCAATCAGAACGTCCTGGTCGGCTTCTACCGCGAGCACCGATTCAACCCGGAATCCAACCTGCTCTTCGGCGAGGGCGGGGCCGGCACTTACTCCGACGGCAAGCTCTATACGCGCGTCAATGACCCGCGCGCCCGAATGATCCTCGAAACGTTCTACCAGCACGGTGCTGACCCGGACGTTCTCATCGACAGCCGACCGCACATCGGCTCAGACAGGCTCCCGGCCATCTGCCGACGGATCAGACAGCGAATCGAGCAACTTGGCGGTGAGGTGCGGTTCTCATCGCGACTCGATGACCTCGTCATCCGCGACGGCGCGCTCTCGGCCATCGTGGTCAACGGCGAAACAATCGCCTGCGGGCCGGTGATCCTGGCCGTCGGCCACTCCGCCCGCGACACGCTCCGCATGCTCGGCCGTCGCGGTGTGGCCTTCGAGCCCAAGCCGTTCCAGCTCGGCGTCCGCATCGAGCACCCGCAAAGCATGGTCGACCGCTGGCAATACGGCCCGCACTGCGGCCACCCTCGCCTGCCGCCCGCCGAATACCGCCTCGTCGCCAAGGGCGCCGCCGGTGATCGCGGCGACGTGTTCAGCTTCTGCATGTGCCCGGGCGGAATGATCCTGCCCACGAACGAGTCACCCGGCGAAATCTCCACCAACGGCGCAAGCCGCTCAAGGCGCAGCGGACCGTTGGCCAACAGCGGTTTGGTCGTCACCGTCGACCCTCGCGAGGTCCATCCGCCGGTGCAGAACGATCCGCTGGCCACGTTCGATTTCCTCGAGCAGATCGAGCGGACGGCCTTCGAAATCACCGGCCGCTCGTACAAGCTGCCCATCCAGCGAGCCTGCGATTTTGTCCAGGGCCACCCATCCGACGGCAAGCTCGAAACCAGCTACCCCCTTGGCGGCCAGTGGTCCGACCTGCGGCAAATCCTTCCTGATGGGATCGCCCAATCCATTGCCCGCGGCATCGAGCAACTCAATCGCCGTCTTCCCGGCTTCGGCGGCCCCGATGCTCTCGTCGCCGCCCCCGAAACCCGCGCCAGCGGCCCCGTGCGGATGCTCCGCGTCCCGCAGACCCGCGAATCGGTTTCCACCAGGAACCTTTACCCTGTCGGCGAAGGCGCCGGCTACGCCGGAGGCATCATCTCCGCGGCGGTGGATGGACTGAAATCCGCGGAGACGATCATCAGTCGATTTGCCAAACCAGCATAA